A single genomic interval of Saccharothrix saharensis harbors:
- the narJ gene encoding nitrate reductase molybdenum cofactor assembly chaperone codes for MSLLRKREKAVAPPGRDSRLVWRIAALLIDYPNAQLTVMLPELRAAAAALPAPAGPALVSFVDHASASTGNALAQHYVETFDLRKRNCLHLSYYAYGDTRKRGMALLRFKHAYRAAGVELGEHELPDHLAVVLEFAATADPEAGRRLLVEHRPVLEMIRLSLADGGSPYLAVLDAVCATLPELSAADRRKIATLAAEGPPEEDVGLEPFAMDPSLHAHAESGGRR; via the coding sequence ATGAGCCTGCTGCGCAAGCGGGAGAAGGCCGTCGCCCCGCCGGGCCGGGACAGCCGGCTGGTGTGGCGGATCGCCGCGCTGCTGATCGACTACCCGAACGCGCAGCTCACCGTGATGCTGCCAGAACTCCGCGCGGCGGCCGCGGCGCTGCCCGCGCCCGCCGGGCCGGCGCTCGTGTCGTTCGTCGACCACGCGTCGGCCTCGACCGGGAACGCGCTCGCGCAGCACTACGTCGAGACGTTCGACCTGCGCAAGCGCAACTGCCTGCACCTGTCGTACTACGCCTACGGCGACACCCGGAAGCGCGGCATGGCGCTGCTGCGGTTCAAGCACGCCTACCGCGCGGCCGGGGTCGAGCTCGGTGAGCACGAGCTGCCCGACCACCTCGCGGTCGTGCTGGAGTTCGCCGCGACCGCGGACCCCGAAGCCGGCCGGCGGCTGCTGGTGGAGCACCGACCGGTGCTGGAGATGATCCGGCTGTCCCTCGCCGACGGCGGCTCGCCGTACCTGGCCGTGCTGGACGCGGTGTGCGCCACGTTGCCGGAGCTCAGCGCCGCCGACCGCCGCAAGATCGCGACGCTGGCCGCGGAGGGGCCACCCGAGGAGGACGTCGGGTTGGAGCCGTTCGCGATGGACCCCAGCCTGCACGCGCACGCCGAGTCGGGAGGACGACGATGA
- the narH gene encoding nitrate reductase subunit beta — protein MRVMAQLAMVMNLDKCIGCHTCSVTCKQAWTNRGGVEYAWFNNVETRPGQGYPRQYQDQDKWKGGWTLTRRGKLTLRTGSRLRRLANIFANPDMPTVADYYEPWTYDYQNLLSAPPSDTTPTAKPKSSITGEDTKVTWGANWDDDLGGGPAQIGKDPLLGKLSEQVKLEFEQTFMFYLPRICEHCLNPSCAASCPSGAIYKRAEDGIVLVDQDKCRGWRQCVTGCPYKKIYFNHKTGKAEKCTFCYPRVEVGIPTVCSETCVGRLRYIGVLLYDADKVGEAASVRDEKDLYPAQLDVFLNPHDPRVVAAAERAGISAEWIEAAQNSPVYRLIVDYQLALPLHPEYRTMPMVWYVPPLSPVVDVLSQTGHDGEAVGNLFGAIDALRIPVEYLAELFTAGDVGPVRASLQRLAAMRAHMRKVNLGEDVDDSIAASVRLAPGEIESMYRLLAIAKYEDRYVIPAGAGSDAHRLEALTTGCSLDGDGGPGMTAFEVMDEKFGLSDTNGAAPPDKAKRINLLDWDGTSTKGLFPTNGNGNGKSAGTGAGAAHEPEAIG, from the coding sequence ATGCGCGTGATGGCACAGCTCGCCATGGTGATGAACCTCGACAAGTGCATCGGCTGCCACACGTGCAGCGTCACGTGCAAGCAGGCGTGGACCAACCGCGGCGGCGTCGAGTACGCGTGGTTCAACAACGTGGAGACCCGCCCCGGGCAGGGCTACCCCCGCCAGTACCAGGACCAGGACAAGTGGAAGGGCGGCTGGACGCTCACCAGGCGCGGCAAGCTGACGCTGCGCACCGGGTCGCGGCTGCGGCGGTTGGCGAACATCTTCGCCAACCCGGACATGCCCACCGTGGCCGACTACTACGAGCCGTGGACCTACGACTACCAGAACCTGTTGTCCGCGCCGCCGTCGGACACGACCCCGACGGCGAAGCCGAAGTCGTCGATCACCGGCGAGGACACGAAGGTCACCTGGGGCGCGAACTGGGACGATGACCTGGGCGGCGGTCCCGCGCAGATCGGCAAGGACCCGCTGCTGGGCAAGCTGTCCGAGCAGGTCAAGCTCGAGTTCGAGCAGACGTTCATGTTCTACCTGCCGCGCATCTGCGAGCACTGCCTGAACCCGTCGTGCGCGGCGTCCTGCCCGTCCGGCGCGATCTACAAGCGCGCCGAGGACGGCATCGTGCTGGTGGACCAGGACAAGTGCCGCGGCTGGCGGCAGTGCGTCACGGGCTGCCCGTACAAGAAGATCTACTTCAACCACAAGACCGGCAAAGCGGAGAAGTGCACGTTCTGCTACCCGCGGGTCGAGGTGGGCATCCCGACGGTGTGCTCCGAGACGTGCGTGGGGCGGTTGCGCTACATCGGCGTGCTGCTCTACGACGCGGACAAGGTCGGCGAGGCGGCCTCGGTGCGCGACGAGAAGGACCTCTACCCCGCGCAGCTCGACGTCTTCCTCAACCCACACGACCCGCGCGTGGTCGCCGCGGCCGAGCGGGCGGGCATCTCCGCCGAGTGGATCGAGGCCGCGCAGAACTCCCCGGTCTACCGGCTGATCGTCGACTACCAGCTGGCGCTGCCGCTGCACCCGGAGTACCGCACCATGCCGATGGTCTGGTACGTGCCGCCGCTGTCGCCGGTCGTGGACGTGCTCAGCCAGACCGGGCACGACGGCGAGGCGGTGGGCAACCTGTTCGGCGCGATCGACGCGCTGCGCATCCCGGTGGAGTACCTGGCCGAGCTGTTCACCGCCGGTGACGTGGGGCCGGTGCGGGCGTCGTTGCAGCGGTTGGCCGCGATGCGGGCGCACATGCGCAAGGTCAACCTGGGTGAGGACGTGGACGACTCGATCGCCGCGTCGGTGCGGCTCGCGCCCGGCGAGATCGAGTCGATGTACCGGCTGCTCGCCATCGCCAAGTACGAGGACCGCTACGTGATCCCCGCCGGCGCGGGGTCGGACGCGCACCGGCTGGAGGCCTTGACCACGGGGTGCAGCCTGGACGGCGACGGCGGCCCGGGCATGACCGCGTTCGAGGTGATGGACGAGAAGTTCGGCCTGAGCGACACCAACGGCGCGGCGCCGCCCGACAAGGCCAAGCGCATCAACCTGCTGGACTGGGACGGGACCAGCACGAAGGGCCTCTTCCCGACCAACGGCAACGGCAACGGCAAGAGTGCCGGCACGGGTGCCGGGGCCGCGCACGAACCCGAGGCCATCGGATGA
- a CDS encoding nitrate reductase subunit alpha: MLRLARHFQRGETSVDGRTLHQIGGRGADVFYRDRWAYDKVVRSTHGVNCTGSCSWKVYVKDGVITWEAQQTDYPSIGPDKPEYEPRGCPRGASFSWYTYSPARVRYPYVRGVLLELYREAKERLKDPVLAWADIVEDPEKSRRYKAERGKGGFVRAEWWEAAEMVAAAHVHTIKVHGPDRVAGFSPIPAMSMVSHAAGARFVSLVGGSMLSFYDWYADLPVASPQVFGDQTDVPESADWFDAGYLIMWGSNVPVTRTPDAHYMTEARYRGQKVVVVSPDYADNTKFADEWLPARPGTDAALAMAMGHVILREFFVERTTPYFTDYVKRYTDLPFLVTLTETEDGHVPGKFLTAADLGDTGEGAESKTVLLDAHGEPVVPPGSLGHRFTDSGQGNWNLDLGDVDPLLSAHGGEPVTVALPRFDTAEPGVQRRGVPTRIVAGRRVTTVFDLLLAQYGVGRDGLPGEWPTGYDDASQPYTPAWQEAITGVPAAAAERIGREFADNAERSKGRSMILMGAGTNHWFHSDQIYRSFLALTMLTGCQGVNGGGWAHYVGQEKCRPITGWSTLAFGLDWQRPPRQMQGTIFWYLATDQWRYDPFTAEVMSSPLATGRFAGRTAADNIALASRLGWMPSYPTFNRNPLDLVDEAERLGKTAADHVVDGLKSGHLRFACEDPDAPENFPRVLTVWRANLLGSSAKGNEYFLKHLLGTDTNLRAKDADGVRPQEVTWRDEAPVGKLDLLLSLDFRMTSTTLFSDVVLPAATWYEKHDLSSTDMHPYVHAFSPAISPPWETKTDFEAFHRIARGFSWLAEKHLGKRKDVVAVALTHDTADATAQPGGRVLDWKAGECEPIPGKTMPRLVVVERDYPAVADKMAALGPLVEQVGLTTKGVTVHPDQEVEYLKGANGTVASGVAAGRPSLAKDTHAAEAILALSGTTNGRLATEGFRALERRTGTGLADLAAESEGKRITFSDTQARPVPVITSPEWSGSETGGRRYSPFTINTERLKPWHTLTGRQHFFLDHDWMFELGEQLPVFRPPLDMTALFDEPAVGALNGGVTVRYLTPHSKWSIHSAYQDNLHMLTLSRGGQAIWMSDRDAAKIGVEDNDWIEAVNRNGIVVARAIVSHRMPEGTVFMYHAQDKAVGVPRTEATGKRGGIHNALTRLMIKPSHLIGGYAQQSFALNYHGPTGNQRDEVTTIRRRSQEVQY; encoded by the coding sequence CTGCTGCGCCTGGCCAGGCACTTCCAGCGGGGCGAGACCTCGGTGGACGGGCGCACCTTGCACCAGATCGGCGGCCGAGGCGCCGACGTCTTCTACCGGGACCGGTGGGCCTACGACAAGGTGGTGCGCTCGACCCACGGCGTGAACTGCACGGGGTCGTGCTCGTGGAAGGTCTACGTCAAGGACGGCGTGATCACCTGGGAGGCGCAGCAGACCGACTACCCGTCGATCGGCCCGGACAAGCCCGAGTACGAGCCGCGCGGCTGCCCGCGTGGCGCGTCCTTCTCCTGGTACACCTACTCCCCCGCGCGGGTGCGCTACCCCTACGTGCGCGGCGTGCTGCTGGAGCTGTACCGCGAGGCCAAAGAGCGGCTGAAGGACCCCGTGCTCGCCTGGGCGGACATCGTCGAGGACCCGGAGAAGTCCCGCCGCTACAAGGCGGAGCGCGGCAAGGGCGGGTTCGTGCGCGCCGAGTGGTGGGAGGCGGCCGAGATGGTCGCCGCCGCGCACGTGCACACGATCAAGGTCCACGGCCCGGACCGGGTCGCGGGCTTCTCGCCGATCCCGGCGATGTCAATGGTCAGCCACGCGGCGGGCGCGCGGTTCGTGTCGCTGGTCGGCGGCTCCATGCTCAGCTTCTACGACTGGTACGCCGACCTGCCGGTGGCGAGCCCGCAGGTGTTCGGCGACCAGACCGACGTGCCGGAGTCCGCGGACTGGTTCGACGCCGGGTACCTGATCATGTGGGGCTCCAACGTCCCGGTCACCCGCACCCCCGACGCGCACTACATGACCGAGGCGCGGTACCGCGGTCAGAAGGTCGTCGTGGTGTCGCCCGACTACGCCGACAACACCAAGTTCGCCGACGAGTGGCTGCCCGCGCGCCCCGGCACGGACGCCGCGCTGGCCATGGCTATGGGGCACGTGATCCTCCGGGAGTTCTTCGTCGAGCGGACCACCCCGTACTTCACCGACTACGTCAAGCGCTACACCGACCTGCCGTTCCTGGTCACGCTGACCGAGACCGAGGACGGCCACGTGCCGGGCAAGTTCCTCACCGCCGCCGACCTCGGCGACACCGGCGAGGGCGCGGAGTCCAAGACGGTCCTGCTGGACGCGCACGGCGAGCCCGTGGTGCCGCCGGGGTCGCTCGGGCACCGGTTCACCGACTCGGGCCAGGGCAACTGGAACCTCGACCTCGGCGACGTCGACCCGCTGCTGTCGGCGCACGGCGGCGAGCCGGTCACCGTGGCGCTGCCCCGGTTCGACACCGCCGAGCCGGGCGTGCAGCGCCGGGGCGTGCCGACGCGGATCGTCGCCGGCCGGCGGGTGACCACCGTGTTCGACCTGCTGCTGGCCCAGTACGGCGTGGGGCGTGACGGCCTGCCCGGCGAGTGGCCGACCGGCTACGACGACGCCTCCCAGCCCTACACCCCCGCCTGGCAGGAGGCGATCACGGGCGTGCCCGCCGCCGCGGCCGAGCGGATCGGCCGGGAGTTCGCCGACAACGCCGAGCGCTCCAAGGGCCGGTCCATGATCCTCATGGGCGCGGGCACCAACCACTGGTTCCACTCCGACCAGATCTACCGCTCGTTCCTGGCGCTGACCATGCTCACCGGCTGCCAGGGCGTGAACGGCGGCGGTTGGGCGCACTACGTCGGCCAGGAGAAGTGCCGCCCGATCACCGGGTGGTCCACGCTGGCGTTCGGGCTGGACTGGCAGCGCCCGCCGCGCCAGATGCAGGGCACGATCTTCTGGTACCTGGCCACCGACCAGTGGCGCTACGACCCGTTCACCGCGGAGGTCATGTCCTCGCCGCTGGCCACGGGCCGGTTCGCCGGGCGCACCGCGGCCGACAACATCGCGCTCGCGTCCCGGCTCGGGTGGATGCCGAGCTACCCGACGTTCAACCGCAACCCGCTCGACCTGGTCGACGAGGCGGAACGGCTGGGCAAGACCGCCGCCGACCACGTGGTGGACGGGCTCAAGTCCGGGCACCTGCGGTTCGCCTGCGAGGACCCCGACGCCCCGGAGAACTTCCCGCGCGTGCTCACCGTGTGGCGGGCGAACCTGCTGGGCTCGTCGGCCAAGGGCAACGAGTACTTCCTCAAGCACCTGCTCGGCACCGACACCAACCTGCGCGCCAAGGACGCCGACGGCGTGCGGCCGCAGGAGGTGACCTGGCGCGACGAGGCGCCGGTCGGCAAGCTGGACCTGCTGCTGTCGCTGGACTTCCGGATGACGTCGACCACGCTGTTCTCCGACGTCGTGCTGCCCGCGGCGACGTGGTACGAGAAGCACGACCTGTCCTCCACCGACATGCACCCCTACGTGCACGCGTTCTCGCCCGCGATCTCGCCGCCGTGGGAGACCAAGACCGACTTCGAGGCGTTCCACCGCATCGCCCGCGGCTTCTCGTGGCTGGCGGAGAAGCACCTGGGCAAGCGCAAGGACGTCGTGGCCGTCGCGCTCACCCACGACACCGCCGACGCCACCGCCCAACCGGGCGGACGGGTGCTGGACTGGAAGGCCGGCGAGTGCGAGCCGATCCCCGGCAAGACCATGCCCCGGCTGGTGGTCGTGGAGCGGGACTACCCGGCGGTCGCTGACAAGATGGCCGCCCTCGGCCCGCTGGTCGAACAGGTCGGGCTGACCACCAAGGGCGTCACCGTGCACCCCGACCAGGAGGTCGAGTACCTCAAGGGCGCGAACGGCACGGTCGCGTCCGGTGTCGCGGCCGGGCGGCCGTCGCTGGCCAAGGACACCCACGCCGCGGAGGCGATCCTGGCCCTGTCCGGCACGACCAACGGCCGCCTGGCCACGGAGGGCTTCCGCGCGCTGGAGCGCCGCACCGGCACCGGGCTGGCCGACCTGGCGGCGGAGAGCGAGGGCAAGCGGATCACGTTCTCCGACACGCAGGCGCGACCGGTGCCGGTGATCACCTCGCCCGAGTGGTCGGGCAGCGAGACCGGCGGCCGGCGGTACTCGCCGTTCACCATCAACACCGAGCGGCTCAAGCCGTGGCACACGCTCACCGGCCGGCAGCACTTCTTCCTCGACCACGACTGGATGTTCGAGCTGGGCGAGCAGCTTCCGGTCTTCCGGCCGCCGCTGGACATGACGGCACTGTTCGACGAACCGGCGGTCGGCGCGCTGAACGGCGGCGTGACCGTGCGGTACCTGACCCCGCACTCGAAGTGGTCGATCCACTCGGCCTACCAGGACAACCTGCACATGCTCACCCTGTCGCGCGGCGGGCAGGCCATCTGGATGTCCGACCGGGACGCCGCGAAGATCGGGGTCGAGGACAACGACTGGATCGAGGCGGTCAACCGCAACGGGATCGTGGTGGCGCGGGCGATCGTGTCCCACCGGATGCCCGAGGGCACGGTGTTCATGTACCACGCGCAGGACAAGGCGGTCGGCGTGCCGCGGACCGAGGCGACCGGCAAGCGCGGCGGCATCCACAACGCGCTCACCCGGTTGATGATCAAGCCGTCGCACCTGATCGGCGGCTACGCCCAGCAGTCCTTCGCGCTCAACTACCACGGTCCGACGGGCAACCAGCGCGACGAGGTCACGACCATCCGTCGCCGCAGCCAGGAGGTGCAGTACTGA
- a CDS encoding ATP-binding protein, whose translation MVTPEEEKPNDSDTKPANAVGPCARNTASGVVGGVVQAGAVHGDVHLHAVPPPPMPVVPRQLPAAPGLFAGRAAELVGLDRVLIPVTPDGSDTAGRGRARADLPADLPAEGATAVISAIGGAGGIGKTWLALAWARRHMDRFPDGQLFVDLHGFSPAGEPTASAVAVRGFLDALGVDPGRIPTDLDAQAALYRSLISGRRMLVVLDNAATSEQVIPLLPGSATCTVLITGRHRLASLIDRHGARHVTLGVLTRDEARALLTARLGSDLVAAEPDAIDELVDLCGGHPLALSITARNAATRPDIPLAGVATELRELGLEMLDHDTDPAASLPTVLSWSLHRLTGEQRALFGLMGIAPGPDTTLPAVAALIGTAPSRVRRALSVLDEASLLERRPHGRFAMHDLVRDYAATTAHDLPDGVREMALVRVVDFYLHTALAADRLLNPPRPLLRLDPPAPGVHSHPLPDAAAATAWLETEHATLLATQRAAVALDCHPVTWHLAWALETFHHRRGHWRDAITVWRAALDAASHLPDPATSIRAHRFLGHACAQLGLHEEATRNLDQALHLAVHHDNPTEQAHTHQVLAVAWARQDEYRRASVHARHALDLYRTLDQPVREAAALNQVGWYAARLGNFDTAHDHCLAALILHRHHHHPNGAAQTLGNLGYIAHKTGRYHQALEYYRESVDLLRRSGDTFHEALAHDWTGQTHAALGQHDQAYEAWREALYLYQQQGRDTDAQRVQRQLDNLTDLAQGRT comes from the coding sequence GTGGTGACGCCTGAGGAGGAAAAGCCCAACGATTCCGACACCAAGCCCGCAAACGCAGTTGGCCCCTGTGCGCGCAATACGGCGTCCGGCGTCGTGGGTGGGGTGGTACAGGCTGGTGCGGTGCACGGTGACGTGCACCTGCACGCGGTACCGCCGCCGCCCATGCCGGTGGTGCCGCGTCAACTGCCTGCCGCGCCGGGGCTGTTCGCGGGTCGGGCGGCGGAGCTGGTCGGGTTGGATCGCGTCCTGATCCCTGTCACACCGGATGGCTCGGACACGGCCGGACGAGGACGAGCCCGTGCCGACCTCCCCGCCGACCTACCTGCCGAGGGTGCGACGGCGGTGATCTCGGCGATCGGCGGGGCCGGGGGGATCGGCAAGACCTGGCTCGCGTTGGCGTGGGCGCGCCGCCACATGGACCGGTTCCCCGACGGGCAACTGTTCGTGGATTTGCACGGGTTCAGCCCCGCCGGGGAGCCGACTGCGTCTGCGGTGGCGGTGCGCGGATTCCTCGATGCTCTGGGCGTCGACCCCGGCCGGATCCCTACCGACTTGGACGCGCAGGCCGCGTTGTACCGGAGTTTGATTTCGGGCAGGCGGATGCTGGTCGTCTTGGACAACGCCGCCACGAGTGAGCAGGTCATCCCGCTGCTGCCCGGCAGCGCCACTTGTACCGTGCTGATCACCGGCCGTCACCGGCTGGCCTCACTGATCGACCGGCACGGCGCCCGTCATGTGACCCTGGGCGTCCTCACCCGCGATGAGGCCCGCGCCCTGCTGACCGCACGCCTCGGTTCTGACCTCGTCGCCGCCGAGCCCGACGCCATCGACGAGCTGGTCGACCTGTGCGGGGGCCACCCACTGGCTCTGTCGATCACCGCCCGCAACGCCGCCACCCGCCCCGACATTCCGCTCGCGGGGGTGGCAACCGAGCTGCGCGAGCTGGGCCTGGAGATGCTTGACCACGACACCGACCCCGCCGCCAGCCTGCCCACCGTGCTGTCCTGGTCGCTGCACCGGCTCACCGGCGAACAGCGCGCCCTGTTCGGGCTGATGGGCATCGCCCCCGGCCCCGACACCACCCTGCCCGCCGTGGCCGCTCTCATCGGCACAGCCCCGTCCCGCGTACGTAGAGCGCTGTCGGTGCTGGATGAGGCGTCCCTGCTCGAACGGCGACCACACGGCCGGTTTGCGATGCACGACCTGGTCCGCGACTACGCAGCCACCACCGCCCACGACCTGCCCGACGGCGTGCGGGAGATGGCACTGGTCCGGGTGGTGGACTTCTATCTGCACACTGCGCTCGCCGCCGATCGCCTCCTGAACCCTCCTCGCCCACTTCTACGACTCGACCCGCCCGCGCCCGGCGTCCACTCCCATCCGCTGCCCGATGCCGCGGCCGCGACGGCCTGGCTGGAAACCGAACACGCCACCCTGCTCGCCACCCAGCGCGCCGCAGTCGCCCTCGACTGCCATCCCGTCACCTGGCACCTTGCCTGGGCACTGGAAACGTTTCACCACCGGCGAGGGCACTGGCGCGACGCGATCACCGTGTGGCGGGCCGCGCTGGACGCCGCCTCGCACCTACCCGACCCGGCCACCAGCATCCGTGCCCATCGGTTCCTTGGCCACGCCTGCGCCCAACTGGGCCTGCACGAGGAGGCCACCCGGAACCTGGACCAGGCCCTCCACCTGGCCGTGCACCACGACAACCCCACAGAACAGGCACACACCCACCAGGTGCTCGCCGTCGCCTGGGCACGACAGGATGAATACCGGCGGGCTTCGGTCCACGCCCGACACGCACTCGACCTCTACCGCACCCTCGACCAGCCTGTGCGGGAAGCCGCCGCGCTCAACCAGGTGGGCTGGTACGCCGCGCGTTTAGGCAACTTCGACACCGCCCACGACCACTGCCTCGCCGCCCTCATCCTGCACCGACACCACCACCACCCCAACGGCGCGGCGCAGACTCTGGGCAACCTGGGGTACATCGCGCACAAAACCGGCCGGTACCACCAGGCTCTCGAGTACTACCGCGAGTCCGTCGACCTCCTCCGTCGGAGCGGCGACACTTTCCACGAGGCGCTGGCCCACGATTGGACGGGGCAGACGCATGCCGCCCTCGGACAACATGATCAGGCTTACGAGGCGTGGCGGGAGGCGCTGTACCTGTACCAGCAACAAGGCCGCGACACCGACGCCCAACGGGTCCAACGGCAACTCGACAACCTGACCGACCTCGCCCAGGGCAGGACCTGA
- a CDS encoding site-specific integrase, whose amino-acid sequence MPDAVERRQENQDDTKAVSRSRIDRLCRRRDVLLREKTLWRMLYESASRASAVLALNVEDLDLPNKQAKIFAKGGTTMWITWGTDTAHLPPRLIAGRTSASCSSRSTGPAHTAGLQALVTRPAPRRSRHAAVSAPHPLHHRSRDLL is encoded by the coding sequence GTGCCGGACGCTGTCGAGCGACGGCAGGAGAACCAGGACGACACCAAGGCGGTGTCGCGGTCTCGGATCGACCGACTGTGCCGACGGCGCGACGTGCTCCTGCGGGAGAAGACGCTGTGGCGGATGCTCTACGAGTCCGCCTCCCGCGCCTCTGCTGTGCTCGCGCTCAACGTTGAGGACCTGGACCTGCCGAACAAGCAGGCGAAGATCTTCGCCAAGGGCGGCACCACTATGTGGATCACCTGGGGCACCGACACCGCGCACCTGCCGCCCCGCCTGATCGCCGGCCGGACGTCGGCCTCCTGTTCCTCTCGGAGTACCGGCCCGGCCCACACCGCCGGCCTCCAAGCTCTGGTCACCAGGCCTGCGCCCCGGAGGTCGAGACATGCCGCTGTCTCGGCACCGCACCCACTCCACCACCGCAGTCGCGACCTATTGTGA
- a CDS encoding IS3 family transposase yields the protein MERAQDDERLAAEIGEVHAGHRGAYGRPRIVVALRRRGRRVNHKRVGRVMRECGIVGITRRRRRSLTRPDIVAAPVPDLIGRDFTGPARGRRPVGDITYLPTREGWLYLATVIDLHNREVIGHAMAGHMRAEVVSDALDLAVRRGLTSDDAVLHADRRSQYSSGLFRPTLAGHGIRPSAGRTGSCVDNAVAESSFATLKTEIGTTVWDTREDARRDVFAYLGYYNHNRLHSTLGYRTPHEARVDYRQDLALVAQNPVSGLRGRPHIWLT from the coding sequence ATGGAGCGGGCCCAGGACGACGAGCGTCTGGCCGCCGAGATCGGCGAGGTCCACGCCGGTCACCGGGGCGCCTACGGGCGTCCGCGGATCGTCGTCGCGCTGCGCCGCCGGGGCCGTCGGGTGAACCACAAGCGGGTCGGGCGCGTCATGCGCGAGTGCGGGATCGTCGGTATCACCCGCAGACGACGCAGGTCATTGACCAGGCCCGATATCGTCGCGGCGCCGGTGCCGGACCTGATCGGTCGGGACTTCACCGGCCCAGCACGCGGCCGACGACCGGTCGGGGACATCACATATCTGCCCACGCGGGAGGGGTGGCTCTACCTGGCCACGGTGATCGACCTGCACAACCGCGAGGTCATCGGGCACGCGATGGCCGGGCACATGCGTGCCGAAGTGGTCAGCGACGCCCTCGACCTCGCCGTCCGACGCGGCCTGACCAGTGATGATGCGGTTCTTCACGCCGATCGCAGGTCGCAATACAGCTCCGGACTGTTCCGTCCCACGCTCGCCGGTCACGGCATCCGCCCGTCGGCCGGAAGAACCGGATCGTGCGTCGACAATGCGGTCGCCGAGTCGTCCTTCGCCACCCTCAAGACCGAGATCGGCACCACCGTCTGGGACACCCGCGAGGACGCCCGACGCGACGTCTTCGCCTACCTCGGCTACTACAACCACAACCGTCTACATTCGACACTGGGCTACCGCACCCCGCATGAAGCCCGCGTCGACTATCGTCAAGACCTCGCCCTCGTGGCACAAAACCCGGTGTCCGGTCTCCGGGGACGACCTCACATCTGGCTCACCTGA
- the grrM gene encoding cyclophane-forming radical SAM/SPASM peptide maturase GrrM/OscB, whose amino-acid sequence MSMSGLAAASIVPTRLLVLQPTGFCNINCRYCYLADRQARRKMRTSTVRALGRFLGTIQVAEKPLTVSWHAGEPLTAGRDFYESAFSILAESPDCPPLRHTIQTNATLINNQWCELFTRWGVHVSVSLDGPAHIHDRERRDTGNRGTYARALAGFESLLKHDITVSTIGVLTYYAMQFPDEIFRFWRSIGVRSVAIIAEEADGANRVSSLSRVDAGSRYYGFLRRLLELRDQYPEIHIRELEFVEQALRCAPGLEVASMENTPGAIISVDTEGNISTFSPELLDQGHQSYGNFTWGNVNNHTWDEVVGHEKFIGVAKDIRLGVDRCRAECGFYVVCGGGAPSNKISENGTFISTDTVACRLRIMTATEAVLDHYGL is encoded by the coding sequence ATGTCTATGTCGGGTTTAGCGGCAGCCTCCATTGTGCCGACACGACTTCTTGTTCTGCAACCCACCGGTTTTTGCAACATCAATTGTCGCTATTGCTATCTGGCGGACCGTCAGGCGCGACGCAAGATGCGTACAAGTACGGTCCGCGCCCTTGGTAGATTTCTTGGCACGATTCAGGTCGCCGAGAAACCGTTAACAGTGTCGTGGCACGCCGGAGAACCTCTCACCGCTGGGCGCGATTTCTACGAGAGCGCTTTCAGTATCCTGGCCGAGTCGCCCGACTGTCCTCCTCTGCGGCACACTATTCAGACAAACGCGACGTTGATCAACAACCAATGGTGTGAACTGTTCACGCGATGGGGTGTACACGTAAGTGTTAGCCTCGACGGACCCGCCCACATTCATGATAGAGAAAGGCGCGATACCGGGAACCGTGGCACCTACGCTCGTGCACTAGCCGGGTTTGAATCTTTATTGAAGCATGACATCACAGTCTCGACTATTGGCGTCCTCACGTACTACGCCATGCAGTTTCCCGACGAAATATTCAGGTTTTGGAGAAGTATTGGAGTGCGTTCCGTTGCGATCATCGCGGAAGAAGCAGACGGGGCAAATCGAGTTAGTAGCTTGTCCCGTGTCGACGCGGGATCGCGATACTATGGCTTTCTTCGACGGCTGCTGGAGTTGCGGGATCAGTATCCGGAAATCCACATTCGCGAACTTGAGTTTGTAGAGCAAGCGCTACGCTGTGCCCCCGGCTTGGAGGTCGCCAGCATGGAGAACACTCCGGGCGCAATTATCAGTGTCGACACCGAAGGGAACATTTCAACCTTTTCTCCCGAATTGCTAGACCAGGGTCATCAATCCTACGGAAATTTCACCTGGGGCAATGTAAATAATCACACATGGGACGAGGTGGTAGGACATGAAAAGTTCATAGGTGTAGCGAAGGATATCCGACTCGGCGTTGATCGGTGTCGCGCCGAGTGCGGTTTCTACGTCGTCTGCGGCGGAGGGGCGCCCAGTAATAAAATCAGTGAGAACGGGACTTTTATCTCCACTGACACCGTTGCTTGCAGGCTTCGGATAATGACTGCAACGGAAGCCGTTCTAGATCACTATGGACTATAG